In the Terriglobia bacterium genome, one interval contains:
- a CDS encoding ABC transporter ATP-binding protein, translated as MLKAHIIKKRRDLQVNVTLELEPGRSVGLFGASGAGKSTVLACIAGIEQPDGGFVQLNGLQLFPPSLPLHHRPLGYLTQDPGLFPHLSVSKNISFGISRETAGSAEQQQWIATLRDRLQLSALWNAPASLISGGQARRVALARMLARKPPLVLLDEPFAGLDRQLVRELIDDLIFWSRQIGFSMIAVDHQAEVLKRLCPQQAIVIEQGKIVQRCCWTELYRAPATPLLGSLLAPL; from the coding sequence ATGCTTAAAGCGCACATCATCAAAAAACGCCGCGACCTCCAGGTCAACGTCACGCTTGAACTCGAACCTGGCAGATCCGTGGGATTGTTTGGCGCTTCCGGCGCGGGCAAGAGTACGGTGCTCGCATGCATCGCCGGCATTGAGCAGCCCGATGGCGGCTTTGTCCAACTCAACGGCCTGCAACTCTTCCCGCCGTCGCTGCCGTTGCACCACCGTCCGCTCGGCTATCTCACGCAGGATCCCGGCCTTTTTCCTCACCTGAGCGTGAGCAAAAATATTTCATTCGGTATCTCCCGGGAAACAGCCGGGTCCGCTGAACAACAGCAGTGGATCGCCACTTTGCGTGACCGCCTTCAGCTCAGCGCTCTTTGGAACGCGCCCGCATCTCTGATCTCCGGCGGACAGGCACGCCGCGTCGCTCTGGCCCGCATGCTCGCGCGCAAGCCGCCGCTCGTCCTGCTCGACGAACCTTTTGCCGGGCTCGACCGCCAGCTTGTCCGCGAGCTGATTGACGATCTCATCTTCTGGAGCCGGCAGATCGGCTTCAGCATGATCGCCGTCGATCATCAGGCTGAAGTGCTCAAACGCCTTTGCCCGCAACAGGCCATAGTAATCGAGCAAGGCAAAATCGTGCAGCGCTGCTGTTGGACTGAGCTTTACCGCGCGCCGGCAACGCCGCTGCTCGGATCATTGCTGGCGCCGTTATGA
- a CDS encoding ABC transporter permease subunit — protein MSNPRHWIARTGAALFALALLYPFTALLAHIGPWQWGADVRGPALASVRVSLLLTGVAMLLIIAVGTPVAAYIARCSTRERLWWQAILLVPILLPPLALGILLTLAFGPYGSVGAMLEHLDLRLTNSAAAFIVTQVYVGMGYYVLGAVAAFDSVPAILQKQAALLGLTPLQVFLRVTLPLSRLGLAVALSIAWVRAIGEFGAVVVTAYYPSGMPVQLWVNLQSFGLPAVMPLLVVFLAVALPLPWLVHVLAQRNRHA, from the coding sequence ATGAGCAATCCACGCCACTGGATTGCCCGCACTGGCGCAGCGCTGTTCGCGCTTGCGCTGTTGTATCCATTCACCGCGCTCCTTGCTCACATCGGACCATGGCAGTGGGGCGCAGACGTTCGCGGTCCCGCGCTCGCGTCAGTCCGTGTCTCGCTTCTCCTCACTGGCGTTGCGATGCTACTCATCATCGCCGTGGGCACGCCGGTGGCTGCCTACATTGCGCGCTGCTCCACCCGAGAGCGTCTCTGGTGGCAGGCCATTTTGCTTGTACCCATTTTGCTTCCGCCGCTGGCACTCGGCATCCTGCTCACTCTCGCCTTCGGGCCTTATGGATCGGTCGGCGCGATGCTTGAGCATCTTGATCTGCGCTTGACCAACAGCGCCGCCGCATTCATCGTCACGCAGGTTTATGTCGGCATGGGCTATTATGTTTTGGGCGCCGTCGCTGCGTTCGATTCCGTTCCTGCTATCCTGCAAAAACAGGCAGCGCTTCTTGGTCTCACTCCGCTGCAAGTTTTTCTGCGCGTCACGTTGCCGCTCTCCCGTCTTGGACTCGCCGTGGCGCTCAGCATCGCATGGGTGCGCGCCATCGGAGAATTCGGCGCTGTCGTCGTGACGGCTTATTATCCTTCAGGCATGCCGGTGCAACTCTGGGTCAATCTGCAAAGCTTTGGATTGCCCGCCGTGATGCCGCTGCTCGTCGTCTTTCTGGCCGTGGCTCTTCCGCTGCCATGGCTGGTGCATGTGCTGGCCCAGAGAAATCGCCATGCTTAA
- a CDS encoding substrate-binding domain-containing protein gives MGSLMEGPLKSSAAQTLKLDLHGRAQGSNALAQLIVGGSIRPDVFISVTPAPVLTVLRAGKAESAHPIARTEMVIAYSPKSKFAEKFAIAARIAGSEILGPLPAGIKQDRRPAPAVAWWQLLQEPGLRFGRTDPVTDPQGRNIIFTLMLAEKLLRRPGLAEKILGPTINPQQIFTEPTVMARLQSGELDAASAYKIQPGPFNLPYVTLQPEINLSGELVHTDHPEISLTVNGKTYQPEPLIFYAVALNDAPNKSGAATFVEWLTSDEAQAIFRGYNYDPPGSASGLHA, from the coding sequence ATGGGATCGCTGATGGAAGGCCCGTTGAAATCTTCCGCAGCGCAAACTCTGAAGCTCGATCTCCATGGCCGCGCCCAGGGTTCCAACGCATTGGCGCAGTTGATCGTCGGCGGCAGCATTCGTCCGGACGTTTTTATCTCCGTCACACCTGCTCCCGTGCTGACCGTGCTGCGCGCCGGCAAAGCTGAAAGCGCGCATCCCATCGCTCGCACAGAGATGGTGATTGCCTACAGTCCGAAAAGTAAATTCGCAGAGAAGTTTGCCATCGCGGCGCGAATCGCGGGCAGCGAAATATTAGGCCCGCTCCCAGCCGGGATAAAGCAAGATCGCCGGCCTGCCCCTGCTGTTGCGTGGTGGCAACTGCTGCAGGAGCCCGGCTTGCGCTTCGGCCGCACCGATCCTGTTACTGATCCTCAGGGCCGCAACATTATTTTTACGCTGATGCTGGCCGAGAAACTGCTTAGGCGTCCTGGACTGGCAGAGAAAATTCTTGGCCCCACAATCAACCCGCAGCAGATCTTTACCGAGCCCACAGTAATGGCTCGACTGCAAAGCGGCGAACTCGACGCCGCGTCCGCGTACAAGATCCAGCCCGGCCCTTTCAATCTTCCTTATGTCACTCTGCAACCAGAGATCAACCTGAGCGGAGAGCTCGTTCACACCGATCATCCTGAGATCAGCCTGACCGTAAACGGCAAAACGTATCAGCCTGAGCCGTTGATCTTTTACGCCGTGGCACTGAACGACGCGCCTAACAAAAGCGGCGCGGCCACTTTCGTCGAATGGCTCACAAGCGATGAAGCTCAAGCTATCTTCCGCGGTTATAACTATGATCCGCCGGGTTCGGCCTCTGGACTACACGCATGA